In Alteracholeplasma palmae J233, a single genomic region encodes these proteins:
- a CDS encoding bifunctional 5,10-methylenetetrahydrofolate dehydrogenase/5,10-methenyltetrahydrofolate cyclohydrolase, with amino-acid sequence MILLDGKMVSEELNLKLKNKVDSFDVKPQLDIILIGNNPASLSYVKGKKKAASLVGITTNLHHLDENISQEEVERLINSLNQDEKVDGILLQLPIPKHLDQEYLMDLIAYEKDPDGFHVVNQGKLFQKRKTIYPATPKGIMTLLDYYNIPIEGKSVVVVGRSNIVGMPISKMLLDRNATVTICHSKTKNIKEITKTADILVVAIGIPKFITKDMVKQDVVLVDVGINRVDEKLVGDADFDEIKDIASYITPVPKGVGPMTIHSLLFNTVLLYESKNTK; translated from the coding sequence ATGATATTATTAGATGGAAAAATGGTTTCAGAAGAACTTAATTTGAAACTTAAAAATAAAGTAGATAGTTTTGATGTTAAGCCGCAATTAGATATTATTCTTATAGGTAATAATCCAGCGAGTTTATCATATGTTAAGGGAAAGAAAAAAGCAGCTTCACTTGTAGGAATAACTACAAATTTGCATCATCTAGATGAAAATATTTCACAAGAAGAAGTAGAACGATTAATCAATTCTTTAAATCAAGATGAAAAGGTAGATGGTATCTTATTACAACTTCCTATACCAAAACACTTAGATCAAGAATACTTAATGGATTTAATCGCTTATGAAAAAGACCCTGATGGCTTTCATGTTGTAAACCAAGGTAAGTTATTTCAAAAAAGAAAAACAATTTATCCAGCAACACCTAAAGGAATTATGACACTTCTTGATTATTATAATATACCTATTGAAGGTAAAAGTGTGGTTGTAGTAGGTAGAAGTAATATTGTTGGTATGCCTATTTCTAAAATGCTATTAGATAGAAATGCGACAGTGACTATATGTCATAGTAAAACTAAGAATATTAAAGAAATTACAAAAACAGCTGATATCTTAGTGGTTGCGATTGGTATCCCTAAATTTATTACCAAAGATATGGTGAAACAAGATGTTGTTTTAGTTGATGTAGGTATTAATAGGGTAGATGAGAAGTTAGTAGGAGATGCTGACTTTGATGAAATTAAAGATATCGCAAGTTATATTACACCAGTTCCTAAAGGTGTAGGTCCTATGACCATTCATAGTTTACTTTTTAATACAGTTTTACTATACGAAAGTAAAAATACTAAATAA
- a CDS encoding Maf family protein codes for MIILASQSPRRKQLLEEAGVSFKIVSPDFDEKSVHLDKTDPKKYVSELAYKKASDVLEKNQEDTVIGADTVVVLENEVLEKPIDEEDAFRMLKKLSGKKHQVITGVAILKKGIEKVFTSVASVYFKELTDFEITEYIASKEPMDKAGSYAIQGIGSKLIERHEGDLFTIIGLPLKEVLQTLKTI; via the coding sequence ATGATTATATTAGCAAGTCAATCACCTAGAAGAAAACAATTACTAGAAGAAGCCGGTGTTTCATTCAAGATAGTTAGTCCTGATTTTGATGAAAAAAGTGTTCATTTAGATAAAACAGACCCTAAAAAGTATGTATCAGAACTAGCTTATAAAAAAGCAAGCGATGTCTTAGAAAAAAATCAAGAAGATACTGTTATTGGTGCTGATACGGTTGTTGTTCTAGAAAATGAAGTATTAGAAAAACCTATTGATGAAGAAGATGCTTTTAGAATGTTAAAAAAACTTTCTGGTAAAAAACACCAAGTCATCACAGGAGTAGCTATTTTAAAAAAGGGAATTGAGAAAGTATTCACATCAGTAGCAAGCGTTTATTTTAAAGAATTAACAGACTTTGAAATAACAGAGTATATTGCTTCAAAAGAACCAATGGATAAAGCAGGTTCATATGCTATTCAAGGAATTGGTAGTAAATTAATAGAAAGACATGAAGGAGATTTATTTACTATTATTGGTCTACCTTTAAAAGAAGTCTTACAAACCCTCAAAACAATTTAA
- the pflB gene encoding formate C-acetyltransferase: MSNAWNGFKDGQWMTKVDVRDFIDKNYSEYLGDASFLAGATEDSKTLNEMFHNFLKEEKEKGGVIDMDTVVPSTITSHKAGYILKDIEKIVGLQTDAPFKRAFHPFGGISIAVKAAAAYGYTVPEETVKLFTDYRKTHNQGVFDAYTPEIRRARKSHIVTGLPDGYGRGRIIGDYRRIALYGVDYLIKARKQELAAITFPMVEDKIRTREELSEQIRALQALIELGKEYGFDIARPAENAQEAIQWLYLGYLAAVKEQNGAAMSLGRTSTFLDIYIQRDLDKGLITETQAQEFIDHFIMKLRMVRFARTPEYNDLFTGDPTWVTESIAGMNLDGRSLVTKNSFRYLHTLYNLGTSAEPNLTVLWSDRLPQNFKEFCAKVSIDTSSIQYENDEQMRPVHGDDYAIACCVSPMTVGKEMQFFGARANLAKALLYALNGGRDEVSGDQVFEKTKQDVLKADVLDYDTVMARFDKTMDELAEVYVNALNIIHYMHDKYAYERLQMALHDVEVKRNFATGVAGLSVVADSLSAIKYAKVSPIYDERGLITDFTIDGDFPTYGNNDDRVDQLAVELVETFMNKIRQQYTYRNSIPSMSVLTITSNVVYGKNTGNTPDGRRAGQAFAPGANPMHGRDKTGALKSLLSVAKIPCESCQDGISNTFTIIPQALGKNIEIADSFNIETEVQVPNLVNLMDGYFTSGGYHLNVNVFTRETLKKAYDNPELYPNLTIRVSGYAVNFSSLTDEQKREVMSRTFHEQF; this comes from the coding sequence ATGTCAAATGCATGGAACGGTTTTAAAGATGGTCAATGGATGACCAAGGTTGATGTTCGCGATTTTATCGATAAGAACTATAGCGAATATTTAGGTGATGCTTCATTTTTAGCAGGAGCAACAGAAGATAGTAAAACACTAAATGAAATGTTCCACAATTTCTTAAAAGAAGAAAAAGAAAAAGGTGGAGTTATTGATATGGATACTGTAGTACCATCAACAATCACTTCTCACAAAGCTGGATACATTTTAAAAGATATTGAAAAAATTGTTGGGTTACAAACAGATGCTCCATTCAAACGTGCATTCCACCCATTTGGTGGTATTTCAATTGCTGTTAAAGCAGCTGCAGCTTATGGATATACAGTTCCAGAAGAAACAGTTAAATTATTCACAGATTACCGTAAGACTCATAACCAAGGTGTTTTTGATGCTTATACACCAGAAATCAGACGTGCTCGTAAATCTCATATCGTAACAGGATTACCTGATGGATATGGCCGTGGACGTATTATTGGTGACTACAGAAGAATTGCATTATACGGGGTTGATTATTTAATTAAAGCTCGTAAACAAGAATTAGCAGCAATCACTTTCCCAATGGTTGAAGATAAAATTCGTACAAGAGAAGAACTTTCTGAACAAATTAGAGCTTTACAAGCATTAATCGAATTAGGAAAAGAATACGGATTTGATATTGCAAGACCAGCTGAAAATGCTCAAGAAGCAATCCAATGGTTATACTTAGGATACTTAGCTGCAGTTAAAGAACAAAATGGTGCAGCTATGTCATTAGGACGTACTTCAACATTCTTAGATATTTATATCCAAAGAGACTTAGACAAAGGTTTAATTACTGAAACTCAAGCTCAAGAATTTATTGATCATTTCATTATGAAATTACGTATGGTTCGTTTTGCTAGAACTCCAGAATATAATGATTTATTTACAGGAGACCCAACATGGGTAACTGAAAGTATTGCAGGTATGAATTTAGATGGACGTTCATTAGTAACTAAAAACTCATTCCGTTACCTACATACATTATATAATTTAGGAACTTCAGCAGAACCAAACTTAACAGTTTTATGGTCAGATAGATTACCTCAAAACTTCAAAGAATTCTGTGCAAAAGTAAGTATTGATACATCAAGTATCCAATATGAAAATGATGAACAAATGAGACCAGTTCATGGTGATGACTATGCTATCGCATGTTGTGTTTCACCAATGACTGTTGGTAAAGAAATGCAATTCTTTGGTGCTCGTGCTAACTTAGCTAAAGCATTATTATATGCATTAAATGGTGGACGCGATGAAGTAAGTGGAGACCAAGTATTCGAAAAAACTAAACAAGATGTTTTAAAAGCTGATGTATTAGATTATGATACAGTTATGGCTCGTTTCGATAAAACTATGGATGAGTTAGCAGAAGTTTATGTAAATGCATTAAACATTATTCACTATATGCATGATAAATATGCTTATGAAAGACTACAAATGGCTTTACATGATGTTGAAGTTAAACGTAACTTCGCAACTGGTGTTGCTGGATTATCAGTAGTTGCTGACTCATTATCAGCTATTAAATATGCTAAAGTATCACCTATCTATGATGAAAGAGGTTTAATTACTGACTTCACAATTGATGGAGATTTCCCAACTTATGGAAATAACGATGATCGTGTTGACCAATTAGCTGTTGAATTAGTTGAAACATTTATGAACAAGATTAGACAACAATATACTTATAGAAATTCAATTCCATCAATGAGTGTTCTTACAATTACTTCAAACGTAGTATATGGTAAGAATACAGGTAATACTCCAGATGGACGTCGTGCTGGTCAAGCATTCGCACCAGGTGCAAACCCAATGCACGGTAGAGATAAAACAGGAGCTTTAAAATCATTATTAAGCGTTGCTAAAATCCCTTGTGAAAGTTGTCAAGATGGTATTTCAAATACATTTACAATTATTCCTCAAGCATTAGGTAAAAACATTGAAATCGCTGATTCATTTAATATTGAAACAGAAGTTCAAGTTCCTAACTTAGTAAACTTAATGGATGGATATTTCACATCAGGTGGATATCACTTAAATGTTAACGTATTTACACGTGAAACATTAAAGAAAGCTTATGACAATCCAGAATTATATCCAAACTTAACAATCCGTGTTTCAGGATACGCAGTAAACTTCTCAAGCTTAACAGATGAACAAAAACGTGAAGTTATGAGTCGTACCTTCCATGAACAATTCTAA
- the pflA gene encoding pyruvate formate-lyase-activating protein — protein sequence MNNSNLKLGNVHSIETLGAFDGPGLRYVLFLQGCPLQCKFCHNRDTWSTKTNKLMSVDEVLNDYNKYKHFYKKGGLTVSGGEATLQLPFLIELFKEAKKRDIHTCLDTAAGVFSQKMRPVYDELMKYTDLVLLDIKHIDNEKHIWLTKSPNIQILECAKYLDEIKKPTVIRHVLLPEINSDDKDLTDLRSFLDGLSNIVGIDILPYHTKGRMKWEKMGLEYPLPDTPEPSKELVKHAETILKKDYKYMQPDQK from the coding sequence ATGAACAATTCTAATTTAAAATTAGGAAACGTTCACTCTATTGAAACGCTAGGAGCATTTGATGGACCAGGTTTAAGATATGTATTATTCTTACAAGGCTGTCCATTACAATGTAAGTTTTGTCACAATCGTGATACTTGGAGTACAAAAACTAACAAGTTAATGAGTGTAGATGAAGTTTTAAATGATTATAATAAATATAAACATTTCTATAAGAAGGGTGGCTTGACCGTCAGTGGCGGTGAAGCAACCCTTCAACTTCCTTTTTTAATTGAGTTATTCAAGGAAGCTAAAAAAAGAGATATTCATACATGTTTAGATACTGCAGCAGGTGTATTTTCACAAAAAATGAGACCAGTTTATGATGAATTAATGAAATATACTGATTTGGTCTTATTAGACATCAAACATATTGACAACGAAAAACATATTTGGTTAACAAAATCACCAAATATCCAAATATTAGAATGTGCCAAATATTTAGATGAAATTAAAAAACCTACAGTGATAAGACACGTTTTATTACCTGAAATCAATAGTGATGATAAAGATTTAACAGACTTGAGAAGTTTTTTAGATGGACTATCAAATATTGTTGGTATTGATATTTTACCGTATCATACTAAAGGAAGAATGAAATGGGAAAAGATGGGGTTAGAGTATCCATTACCAGATACACCAGAACCATCAAAAGAATTAGTTAAGCATGCAGAAACAATATTAAAAAAAGATTATAAATATATGCAACCAGATCAAAAATGA
- the hslO gene encoding Hsp33 family molecular chaperone HslO, whose protein sequence is MKDYTLIATAYNKEARIYAATSTNLVQEAHEIHKTWPTASAALGRFLTASAMMSLMYKDDEHLTLKIEGEGPLKYLLAEAHNGIVRGDIGNPEVYLKYHSGPKAGKLNVGMAVGAGLLTVTKDLNMRQPFTSSTPLVSGEIGDDFTYYFTTSEQTPSAVGVGVLVNVDNSILVSGGFIVQLLPSASEQTISSLEKALTKISSVTDLMQEGKKPEDLIHILASGTEEILDKREIKYHCPCSKEGFASSLSYLDNKTLEELIHEDHGAEINCHFCGKKYHFSENDLKDIINNK, encoded by the coding sequence ATGAAAGATTATACACTAATAGCAACCGCTTATAATAAAGAAGCACGTATTTATGCTGCTACTTCTACTAATTTAGTCCAAGAAGCACATGAAATACATAAAACTTGGCCAACAGCTAGTGCTGCCCTAGGTCGTTTTTTAACCGCATCTGCCATGATGAGTTTAATGTATAAAGATGATGAACATCTTACTTTAAAAATTGAAGGCGAAGGCCCTTTAAAATACTTGCTTGCTGAAGCTCACAATGGAATCGTTAGAGGAGATATCGGAAATCCTGAAGTTTACCTAAAGTATCACAGTGGACCCAAAGCAGGAAAACTTAATGTAGGTATGGCAGTTGGTGCAGGTTTATTAACTGTTACCAAAGACTTAAACATGAGACAACCTTTCACTTCTTCAACCCCTCTTGTCAGTGGTGAAATAGGAGATGATTTTACTTATTATTTTACAACTAGTGAACAAACACCTTCTGCAGTAGGCGTTGGTGTATTAGTTAATGTAGATAATTCTATTTTAGTGAGTGGCGGTTTTATCGTTCAACTTCTACCAAGTGCTAGTGAACAAACTATTTCTTCTTTAGAAAAAGCCTTAACAAAGATTTCTTCTGTAACAGATTTAATGCAAGAAGGTAAAAAGCCAGAAGATCTTATTCATATTTTAGCTAGTGGGACTGAAGAAATCTTAGACAAAAGAGAAATTAAATATCACTGTCCTTGCTCAAAAGAAGGTTTTGCTAGTTCATTAAGTTATCTTGATAATAAAACACTTGAAGAACTTATCCATGAAGATCATGGAGCTGAAATCAATTGTCATTTTTGTGGAAAAAAATACCACTTTAGTGAAAATGATTTAAAAGATATTATCAATAACAAATAA
- a CDS encoding alpha/beta fold hydrolase, with the protein MNYIKEYQDFILSSQVKQSEKTTLKYNLIGNGKEVILALLGNNLLGANAYFKTIEKLKENYSVLVFNHQNEYEFIEQIVDDLNQLIEELKIDKVHLLGISIGGVIAQYFAKKYPDKTKSLMVYQTFTHTNMMETDAIETKNEILEVINQLTELRKQIPLENIKMAQIYQIEEVLRQVNYAYIEDAIDLYTYMMIDYTEEDEKQLMLLLKNFLNGAPFSKEDFSYLDHKVLFIYDFEERAMGGQSMDNALLDILPNPKTVALDVEKFVLVLESNKLVEIVLEFLSEIK; encoded by the coding sequence ATGAATTACATTAAAGAGTATCAAGATTTTATTTTAAGTAGTCAAGTAAAACAATCAGAAAAAACTACTTTAAAATATAATTTAATAGGTAATGGAAAAGAAGTTATTTTGGCTTTGTTAGGCAATAATTTACTTGGAGCCAATGCTTATTTTAAGACTATTGAAAAACTTAAGGAAAACTATAGTGTTTTAGTTTTTAATCATCAAAATGAATATGAGTTTATTGAACAAATCGTTGATGATTTAAATCAACTAATAGAAGAATTAAAAATAGATAAAGTACATTTATTAGGTATTAGTATTGGTGGAGTTATTGCTCAATATTTTGCTAAAAAATATCCTGATAAAACAAAAAGTTTAATGGTATATCAAACTTTTACTCACACTAATATGATGGAAACTGATGCAATTGAAACTAAAAATGAAATCTTAGAAGTGATTAATCAGTTAACAGAACTTAGAAAACAAATTCCATTAGAAAATATTAAAATGGCCCAAATTTATCAAATTGAAGAAGTCTTAAGACAAGTGAACTATGCTTATATAGAAGATGCAATCGATTTATATACATATATGATGATTGACTATACAGAAGAAGATGAAAAGCAATTGATGTTACTTTTAAAGAATTTTTTAAACGGAGCACCCTTTTCAAAAGAAGACTTTAGTTATTTAGATCATAAAGTATTATTTATATATGATTTTGAAGAAAGAGCTATGGGTGGTCAGTCGATGGATAATGCACTTTTAGACATTCTTCCTAATCCTAAAACAGTTGCTTTAGATGTTGAAAAATTTGTTTTAGTATTAGAATCTAATAAATTAGTTGAAATAGTTTTAGAATTTTTATCAGAAATAAAGTAA
- the dusB gene encoding tRNA dihydrouridine synthase DusB, whose translation MSFKIGNIEVNNKIVLAPMAGVSNNPFRLLARQFGAGLVFAEMVSDKGIHFNNDKTVELLYMTDEEKPMIQQIFGSDLETMVEAALYVEAHSNCDAIDINMGCPVPKVAIKAQAGASLMKDPDKIYEIVSEIVKRVKKPITVKIRSGWDSESINAVEVAKKIEAAGASAITVHARTRAQGYSGKADLDVIKAVKEAVKIPVIGNGDIVDGESAKRMLDYTGCDAVMIGRAALGNPWVFRDIMSYFNGEEKIEVKPEEIKNLMIKHMDDLIKLKGEKTAILEMRSHGPWYIKGLHNSSDLRAKLSRSLTRDEVVSHLDEFFNNLKEENDELH comes from the coding sequence ATGTCATTTAAAATAGGAAATATAGAAGTTAATAATAAAATAGTATTAGCCCCAATGGCTGGTGTATCTAATAATCCTTTTAGATTGCTTGCTAGACAATTTGGTGCAGGGCTAGTTTTTGCAGAAATGGTTTCTGATAAAGGAATCCATTTTAATAATGATAAAACAGTAGAATTGTTATATATGACTGATGAAGAAAAGCCAATGATTCAACAAATTTTTGGTTCTGACTTAGAAACAATGGTTGAGGCTGCTTTATATGTAGAAGCACATAGTAATTGTGATGCTATTGATATTAATATGGGTTGCCCAGTCCCAAAGGTTGCTATTAAAGCACAAGCAGGAGCATCTTTAATGAAAGATCCTGATAAAATATATGAAATTGTTTCAGAAATAGTAAAAAGAGTTAAAAAACCGATTACTGTTAAAATCAGAAGTGGTTGGGACAGTGAAAGTATCAATGCTGTTGAAGTAGCTAAAAAGATAGAGGCAGCAGGGGCAAGCGCGATTACTGTTCATGCTAGAACAAGAGCTCAAGGTTATAGTGGAAAAGCAGACCTTGATGTGATTAAGGCTGTAAAAGAAGCTGTTAAAATTCCGGTTATTGGAAATGGTGATATTGTAGATGGTGAAAGTGCTAAGCGCATGTTAGATTATACAGGTTGTGATGCTGTTATGATTGGGAGAGCAGCACTAGGTAATCCTTGGGTTTTTAGAGATATCATGTCTTATTTTAATGGTGAAGAAAAAATTGAAGTCAAGCCAGAAGAAATTAAGAATTTAATGATCAAACATATGGATGATTTGATTAAGTTAAAAGGTGAGAAAACAGCAATCCTTGAAATGAGAAGTCATGGTCCTTGGTATATTAAAGGACTACATAATTCAAGTGATCTTAGAGCTAAACTAAGTAGAAGTTTAACTAGAGATGAAGTTGTTTCACACTTAGATGAGTTTTTTAATAATCTGAAAGAGGAAAATGATGAATTACATTAA
- a CDS encoding epoxyqueuosine reductase QueH: MFEIDEILKKYNKDQKINYDQILLDVIKQWQKNNVKPKIILHSCCAPCSTYVLEEMTKYADITIYFSNSNIHPKEEYQKRALVQEEFIKKFNLENHTNVLYIEDEYQPQNFIKDVYSKKLEEEKEGGARCSFCFEMRLDRVAKKAVELGYDYFGSAITLSPHKNSQVINAIGFDVQKIYDVSYLPTDFKKRGGYKRSVELCNIYDIYRQCYCGCVFAALDQGIDLKETRREAIQFLEEFNKKKEV; this comes from the coding sequence ATGTTTGAAATAGATGAAATTTTAAAAAAATATAATAAAGATCAAAAAATTAATTATGACCAAATACTATTAGATGTTATCAAGCAATGGCAAAAAAACAATGTTAAGCCTAAAATTATATTACATTCTTGTTGTGCACCTTGTAGCACATATGTATTAGAAGAAATGACTAAGTATGCAGATATTACTATATACTTTTCTAACTCGAATATACATCCTAAAGAAGAATATCAAAAAAGAGCATTAGTTCAAGAAGAATTTATTAAAAAATTTAACTTAGAGAATCATACAAATGTTTTATATATAGAAGATGAGTATCAACCTCAAAACTTTATTAAAGATGTTTATAGTAAAAAATTAGAAGAAGAAAAAGAAGGCGGAGCACGTTGTAGTTTCTGTTTTGAGATGAGATTAGATAGAGTTGCGAAAAAAGCAGTAGAATTAGGATATGATTATTTTGGTAGTGCTATTACATTATCACCACATAAGAATAGTCAAGTAATCAATGCTATAGGATTTGATGTTCAAAAAATTTATGATGTTTCCTATTTACCAACAGATTTTAAAAAACGTGGTGGATATAAAAGATCAGTAGAACTATGCAATATCTATGATATTTATAGACAATGTTATTGTGGCTGTGTGTTTGCGGCTTTAGATCAAGGCATTGATTTAAAAGAAACTAGACGTGAAGCGATTCAATTTTTAGAAGAGTTTAATAAAAAGAAAGAGGTATAA
- a CDS encoding formate--tetrahydrofolate ligase: MNTKEIILSQANIIDDELIAYGKDKFKVELSLLDRLKDKKDGKLILVTSINPTSAGEGKTTTSISLAQGMKQINKNAILALREPSMGPVFGLKGGATGAGKSSIEPSLDIDLHFTGDIHALTSAHNLLSAFIDNHIYFGNELHIKEVMWPRALDVNDRSLREVETKAGKSSFVITAASELMAILALSKNLDDLKTRISNIIIGINENDQFIKVSDLKIEDALTMLLKDAIKPNLVLTTEKALAFVHAGPFANIAHGCSSIIASQMALKLGDYVITEAGFGADLGMEKFLDIKVPVLGKNADLVVMVVTLKALKLHGGVLEENLQLKNIEALLKGVSNLEKHLENIKSYNLDYVIALNLYTNDDKDEKEALLKWAKRNGHEIEISDGYDLGGKGAVDLANLVVKKLEGTSNKKFKELYDVNLDIDIKINIIAKNIYGAKEVTYSKRALRKLELFKEMKYPICMAKTPLSLSGDPLLKARPKDFILHISDIKLSNGAELIIPLTKGINVMPGLNKTPRVLDFHINKEGEVI; the protein is encoded by the coding sequence ATGAATACTAAAGAAATTATTTTGAGCCAAGCAAATATTATAGACGATGAACTTATTGCTTATGGAAAAGATAAGTTTAAAGTAGAACTTTCTTTATTAGACAGATTAAAAGATAAGAAAGATGGAAAGCTTATTTTAGTTACCTCAATCAATCCAACATCAGCAGGTGAAGGAAAAACAACTACTTCAATTAGTCTTGCACAAGGGATGAAGCAAATTAATAAAAATGCTATTTTAGCTTTAAGAGAACCTAGTATGGGACCCGTATTTGGCTTAAAAGGTGGAGCAACCGGTGCTGGTAAAAGTAGTATTGAGCCATCACTAGATATTGATTTACATTTTACAGGAGACATTCATGCTTTAACTTCTGCTCATAATTTGTTAAGTGCATTTATTGATAATCATATTTATTTTGGCAATGAACTACATATCAAAGAAGTAATGTGGCCAAGAGCACTTGATGTGAATGATAGAAGTTTAAGAGAAGTTGAAACTAAAGCGGGAAAGAGTAGTTTTGTCATAACTGCAGCTTCAGAGCTTATGGCAATTCTTGCTTTATCAAAAAATCTAGATGATTTAAAAACTAGAATCTCCAATATTATCATCGGTATAAATGAAAATGATCAATTTATTAAAGTAAGTGATTTAAAAATAGAAGATGCTTTAACAATGCTTTTAAAAGATGCTATAAAGCCTAATTTAGTTTTAACAACAGAAAAAGCTTTAGCATTTGTGCATGCAGGACCGTTTGCGAATATTGCTCATGGCTGTAGTTCTATTATCGCAAGCCAAATGGCATTAAAACTAGGTGATTATGTTATTACTGAGGCAGGCTTTGGTGCTGACCTTGGTATGGAAAAATTCTTAGATATTAAAGTACCTGTATTAGGTAAAAATGCCGATTTGGTTGTGATGGTTGTAACGCTTAAGGCACTTAAACTTCATGGTGGAGTTTTAGAAGAAAATTTACAATTAAAAAATATCGAAGCTTTATTAAAAGGTGTTTCTAATTTAGAAAAACATCTTGAAAACATTAAAAGTTACAATCTAGATTATGTGATTGCTCTTAATTTATATACAAATGATGATAAAGATGAAAAAGAGGCATTACTTAAATGGGCTAAAAGAAACGGTCATGAAATTGAAATTTCTGATGGTTACGATTTAGGTGGAAAAGGCGCAGTTGATCTTGCTAATTTAGTTGTAAAAAAATTAGAGGGAACCTCAAATAAGAAATTTAAAGAATTATATGATGTAAATTTAGATATAGATATTAAAATTAATATCATTGCTAAAAATATCTATGGGGCAAAAGAAGTGACATACTCTAAAAGAGCATTAAGAAAGTTAGAACTTTTTAAAGAAATGAAGTATCCTATCTGTATGGCAAAAACACCTTTATCACTAAGCGGTGATCCTTTATTAAAAGCACGCCCAAAAGATTTTATATTACATATATCAGATATTAAATTAAGTAATGGGGCAGAGCTTATTATTCCTTTAACAAAGGGAATAAATGTTATGCCAGGATTAAATAAAACACCAAGAGTACTCGATTTTCATATCAATAAAGAAGGTGAAGTTATATGA